The Thermodesulfatator atlanticus DSM 21156 genome has a segment encoding these proteins:
- the hflX gene encoding GTPase HflX, giving the protein MSKTIYGNTSGLKPSQIRKLERLYRRRLNPSQIFSHELAKEISSISQELNRQIGLLINRRGEIEFVIVGDHSRIVIPAMTRFRESTGRLRGLRLIHTHLSHEGLDQDDLLDLAFLRLDLVGAQMVKEDGFPGKIYLAHLLPSGEGGKHFGYLEPQFPWVLKENFLELINSLEDELERLRPAKEVGDRKDRAILVSVTTRSRGEAQESLSELKELAESAGVTVLDSIIQRRQKIDPRYLMGKGKLSELIIRAMQLSANLLIFDQELTPSQMRSITEVTEMRVIDRTQLILDIFAQRAKSREGKIQVEMAQLRYLLPRLRSRDDAFSRLTGGIGGRGPGETKLEIDRRRIKDRIARLERELKNISSQRKLRRKRRQKEGLPVVAIVGYTNAGKTTLLNQLTGSNLFAEDKLFATLDPASRRLHLPGGTPAIFTDTVGFIRDLPKDLERAFRATLEELFEADLLLHLVDASNPYYEDQIAAVENIFEEMGLDHLPRLLVFNKIDLLAPEEVETLKRRYHAVTISALQRETLRPLLEKIEFLLIPKRSHKSLPQEETDTQIFVY; this is encoded by the coding sequence ATGAGTAAAACTATTTACGGGAATACAAGCGGACTCAAACCCAGCCAAATAAGAAAATTAGAACGCCTATACCGGAGAAGGTTAAACCCAAGTCAAATCTTTTCTCATGAACTTGCCAAAGAAATTTCTTCCATTTCGCAGGAACTCAACAGACAAATTGGTCTTCTAATTAATCGGCGTGGTGAGATTGAGTTTGTCATTGTAGGTGATCATAGCCGCATTGTAATCCCTGCGATGACGCGGTTTCGTGAAAGTACAGGAAGACTGAGGGGCCTTCGTCTCATTCATACTCACCTTTCTCACGAAGGCCTTGATCAGGACGACCTTCTTGACCTTGCTTTTTTGCGCCTTGATCTTGTTGGGGCACAAATGGTCAAAGAAGACGGCTTCCCTGGAAAAATTTATCTTGCCCATCTTTTGCCTTCTGGTGAGGGCGGCAAACATTTTGGCTATCTTGAGCCTCAATTCCCCTGGGTGCTAAAAGAAAACTTTCTCGAACTGATTAATTCCCTGGAAGACGAACTTGAGCGCCTGCGCCCGGCTAAGGAAGTTGGAGATCGCAAAGATAGAGCCATTCTTGTTAGTGTTACCACGCGTTCGCGAGGAGAAGCACAAGAAAGCCTTTCTGAATTAAAAGAACTTGCCGAAAGCGCAGGTGTTACCGTGCTTGATAGCATCATTCAACGCCGACAAAAAATAGACCCACGTTATTTAATGGGTAAGGGTAAACTTTCAGAATTGATTATCAGGGCCATGCAGCTTTCGGCCAATCTTTTAATCTTTGACCAGGAACTTACTCCCTCCCAGATGCGTTCTATAACTGAAGTTACCGAGATGCGGGTCATTGATCGCACCCAGCTTATTCTTGATATTTTTGCCCAGCGGGCCAAAAGCCGCGAAGGTAAAATCCAGGTAGAAATGGCCCAGCTTCGTTATTTACTTCCCAGACTTCGCAGCCGAGACGACGCCTTTTCGCGTCTCACTGGTGGCATTGGCGGCCGTGGTCCTGGAGAAACCAAACTCGAAATAGACCGCAGGCGTATTAAAGATCGCATTGCCCGCCTGGAACGCGAACTCAAAAACATCTCTTCTCAGCGCAAACTCAGGCGTAAACGTCGTCAAAAGGAAGGACTTCCTGTGGTGGCTATTGTAGGCTACACCAATGCCGGAAAAACCACGCTTCTTAACCAGTTAACCGGCAGCAATCTCTTTGCCGAAGACAAACTTTTTGCAACGCTTGACCCTGCAAGCCGCCGTTTACACTTACCAGGAGGCACGCCTGCAATTTTTACCGACACCGTGGGATTTATTCGTGATCTTCCCAAGGATTTAGAACGCGCCTTCCGGGCCACCCTTGAAGAGCTTTTTGAAGCAGATCTTCTTCTTCATTTGGTGGATGCCTCAAACCCATATTATGAAGACCAGATTGCTGCGGTTGAAAACATATTCGAAGAAATGGGGCTTGATCACTTGCCAAGGCTTCTTGTTTTTAACAAAATCGATTTGCTGGCCCCAGAAGAAGTAGAAACATTAAAGCGCCGCTACCATGCCGTGACCATTTCGGCCTTACAGAGAGAAACCCTCAGGCCTTTGCTTGAAAAAATAGAATTTTTGTTGATACCCAAACGCTCCCATAAAAGCCTGCCTCAAGAAGAAACTGACACCCAAATTTTTGTTTATTAG
- a CDS encoding histidine kinase, with protein sequence MNEKSIFRQFVLVFLLVLVILFLAMLSYYALENPLNRNKIFSFAKYFFLWEALLAISVSYIFYRLFAIYERYKKDQEEFLSLLVKTLSHRFGNFISAQKLGLNVLSQKYHSKSINTLIRSCNLMEHDLRHLLVVLDSFLERKDLENNVTISALLKESRQQYAHVFGEKTIKVSSFKEPKFFKRTEACFVMALLLENAYRYGKSFIWLRAGRYRGISYLALINDLGDSHPPPGTGLGLYLAKRFAARAGLEIATKKSENYYISLIYEKSSAKHLFLRSVSIFQNKK encoded by the coding sequence ATGAATGAAAAAAGTATTTTTAGACAATTTGTTTTGGTTTTTCTCCTGGTACTTGTCATTCTTTTTCTAGCTATGCTTTCTTATTACGCTTTAGAAAATCCCTTGAATCGAAACAAAATTTTTTCTTTTGCTAAATATTTTTTTCTTTGGGAAGCACTTCTTGCCATATCAGTTTCCTATATCTTTTATCGTCTGTTTGCTATTTACGAACGATATAAAAAAGACCAAGAAGAATTTTTATCCCTTTTGGTTAAGACACTTTCTCATCGTTTTGGCAATTTTATATCAGCTCAAAAATTAGGTTTAAATGTTCTTTCGCAAAAGTATCATTCTAAAAGTATAAATACCCTTATACGTTCATGTAACCTAATGGAGCATGACTTAAGACATCTACTTGTTGTGCTTGATTCTTTTCTTGAAAGAAAAGATCTTGAAAACAATGTAACTATATCGGCTCTTTTAAAAGAAAGTAGGCAGCAATATGCGCATGTTTTTGGTGAAAAAACGATAAAAGTGAGCTCTTTTAAGGAGCCCAAATTTTTTAAAAGAACTGAGGCCTGTTTCGTAATGGCTCTTTTATTGGAAAACGCCTATCGTTACGGCAAAAGTTTTATCTGGTTAAGGGCAGGAAGGTATAGGGGCATTTCATATCTTGCATTAATAAATGACCTTGGAGATTCCCACCCCCCGCCAGGAACAGGCCTGGGGCTTTATTTAGCGAAAAGGTTTGCCGCCCGCGCTGGCCTTGAAATAGCAACTAAAAAGAGTGAGAATTATTATATATCGTTAATATACGAAAAGAGCTCTGCAAAACACCTTTTCTTAAGGTCCGTTTCTATTTTTCAAAACAAAAAATAG